The Macrobrachium nipponense isolate FS-2020 chromosome 1, ASM1510439v2, whole genome shotgun sequence genome includes a window with the following:
- the LOC135220156 gene encoding neurotrophin 1-like: protein MAMRFVVSLAVLTVVMADKRPHSSSHVSYGHPTSYHPQPSYHPQPSYHKTSYQEPAVPACAENTTKTWCLEDDEYPTYEIKHAIDYHFSKVIDLYADVADLNTELSVERPKTLEEETYLCPSETAYVRPLRAQNTDGKWRVIVNNIETHYKTFTQTTRVEECLTSGETCPLVPECYDSKCLQKSIYHRFLVYDPYDKYFPFAIETFKLPASCACLLGAFTIDH, encoded by the exons ATGGCTATGAGATTTGTG GTGTCGTTAGCGGTTTTGACCGTTGTTATGGCCGACAAGCGGCCCCATTCCAGTTCCCACGTATCCTACGGGCATCCCACTTCCTACCATCCTCAGCCATCCTACCATCCTCAGCCTTCGTATCACAAGACTTCGTACCAAGAGCCTGCCGTGCCCGCATGTGCAGAGAACACCACCAAGACCTGGTGTTTAGAAGACGACGAATACCCAACTTACGAAATCAAACACGCCATCGACTACCACTTCTCTAAGGTCATCGACCTTTACGCGGACGTGGCTGACCTCAACACCGAGCTCTCCGTCGAAAGACCCAAGACCCTGGAGGAAGAGACCTACCTCTGTCCCTCCGAGACCGCCTACGTCAGGCCCCTCCGCGCCCAGAACACCGACGGCAAGTGGAGGGTCATCGTCAACAACATCGAAACCCATTACAAGACTTTCACGCAGACCACTCGCGTCGAGGAATGCCTGACCTCCGGTGAAACCTGCCCCTTGGTGCCCGAGTGCTACGACTCCAAGTGCCTGCAGAAGTCCATCTACCACCGCTTCCTCGTGTACGACCCCTACGACAAGTACTTCCCCTTCGCCATCGAGACCTTCAAGCTGCCCGCAAGCTGCGCCTGCCTCTTGGGTGCATTCACCATCGACCACTAG